In a genomic window of Ipomoea triloba cultivar NCNSP0323 chromosome 3, ASM357664v1:
- the LOC116011780 gene encoding putative non-specific lipid-transfer protein 14, whose translation MKIVKLEEIVAVMMMVILLVVSLSTRRRCSGAMIIEEQQQGGGGIDCATVKALVSACSSFVMYGSPDPIPGSPCCVAMLSLSNLADSTDNRQIVCRCVMDLITTYNPNATSIATLPGFCGVSLGFIIDPNTDCEYIG comes from the exons atgaagATAGTGAAATTGGAGGAGATAGTGGcggtgatgatgatggtgatatTATTAGTGGTATCATTATCAACAAGGCGGAGATGCAGCGGGGCAATGATAATTGAAGAGCAGCAGCAAGGAGGAGGAGGGATAGACTGTGCAACGGTGAAGGCATTAGTGTCAGCTTGTTCGAGCTTCGTGATGTACGGATCGCCGGACCCCATCCCTGGTTCGCCTTGCTGCGTCGCCATGCTCAGCCTCAGCAACCTGGCCGACTCCACCGACAATCGTCAGATCGTGTGCAGATGCGTGATGGACCTCATCACCACTTACAACCCCAACGCCACTTCCATTGCCACACTCCCCGGCTTCTGCGGTGTCTCCCTTGGCTTCATAATTGATCCCAACACTGACTGCGAATA TATTGGATGA